From the Acinetobacter wanghuae genome, one window contains:
- a CDS encoding transglutaminase family protein produces the protein MMNADIRTPILLSLSLILLTQVAFLAVPLSVVLAVELACLFYYLKKQKLIPKKITFLLTLIAVIAIYSQYKSFIGVDAGVAVLTTFMFAKALESKNKRDFIILFNFALFVAASSFLYSQSFWMALAVLLCLLSCMVGLYRIQVSEFEASMPSQTSSAKALLQDLKHVGRFVALAFPFFILLFMFFPRLPPLWHIPIPENKAVTGISDSMSPGDIASLSQSSALAFRIIGDIQRLPKQTDLYWRALVLDEYDGQKWTSHFVNQQPTQISVKNTDVWNYQYLAADTSVLWIMGLDQSIPHERYYFNRQDGSIVPRRLTQRVEPISLQWVGTHDTMQQPEYIYRINTKIQSNLDLKSQQLATRLYSESQQDAKRYIQNVLNWYRQNNFVYTLNPGILGHNRIDDFLFNSRQGFCEHYASSFVMLMRFAGIPARVVTGYQGGQLAPDGKSWEVRQLDAHAWTEVLLDGQWQRIDPTAVISAQRIENGMQTLMQQDASIFGQENRWSPHRFQLLTKMRIWGDYASYQWQSKVVGYNSESQQKWFEKLGLKSTYMAILTLFSAVLFLMLLYFTVISLKKRHSVSSLDREIDRFNKQLSFELKRQSNETFRQWLQRISLGVDDEKRMKFMQTIQIYDRVMYAGSEKNDADLKEFKGLLKYCAFILKNK, from the coding sequence ATCATGAATGCCGATATCCGTACACCGATCTTACTCAGTCTGAGTTTAATCTTACTCACTCAAGTGGCTTTTTTAGCTGTACCTTTAAGTGTTGTTTTAGCAGTTGAATTGGCTTGTTTATTCTATTATCTGAAAAAGCAAAAGCTCATTCCGAAAAAAATCACATTTTTACTGACATTAATCGCCGTTATTGCAATCTATAGCCAATATAAGAGTTTTATTGGTGTCGATGCAGGTGTGGCGGTATTAACGACATTTATGTTTGCCAAAGCATTAGAAAGTAAGAATAAACGTGATTTTATTATTCTTTTTAACTTTGCTTTGTTTGTGGCTGCCAGTTCATTTTTATATAGTCAAAGTTTTTGGATGGCATTGGCGGTTCTTCTATGTTTACTCAGTTGTATGGTGGGGCTGTATCGCATTCAGGTTTCAGAATTTGAAGCATCTATGCCTTCACAAACATCATCAGCTAAAGCACTCTTACAAGATTTAAAACATGTCGGGCGCTTTGTGGCACTGGCTTTTCCATTTTTTATTTTACTCTTCATGTTTTTCCCACGCTTGCCACCACTTTGGCATATACCAATTCCCGAAAATAAGGCAGTGACAGGCATTAGCGATAGTATGTCGCCAGGAGATATTGCATCACTCTCGCAATCGAGTGCATTGGCATTTCGGATTATTGGAGATATTCAGCGCTTACCAAAGCAGACTGATCTGTATTGGCGTGCATTGGTTTTGGATGAATATGATGGGCAAAAGTGGACGAGTCATTTTGTAAATCAACAACCAACACAAATTTCGGTCAAAAATACAGATGTTTGGAATTATCAATATTTAGCGGCTGACACATCTGTACTTTGGATTATGGGATTAGATCAGTCCATTCCGCATGAACGTTACTATTTCAATCGCCAAGATGGCAGCATTGTACCGCGTCGTCTCACACAGCGCGTTGAGCCTATATCATTACAGTGGGTGGGTACGCATGATACGATGCAACAACCTGAGTATATCTATCGAATTAATACCAAGATTCAATCCAATTTAGATTTGAAATCTCAACAACTTGCTACGCGTTTATATTCAGAAAGTCAGCAAGATGCCAAACGATATATACAGAATGTGTTGAATTGGTACAGACAAAATAACTTTGTCTATACCTTAAATCCGGGCATCTTAGGGCACAACCGAATTGATGATTTTTTATTTAATTCACGCCAAGGGTTTTGTGAACATTATGCTTCAAGTTTTGTCATGTTAATGCGTTTTGCCGGTATTCCTGCACGTGTTGTGACAGGCTATCAAGGTGGGCAGTTGGCACCCGATGGCAAGAGTTGGGAGGTAAGGCAACTGGATGCACACGCATGGACAGAAGTATTGCTCGATGGACAATGGCAAAGGATTGATCCAACCGCGGTGATTTCTGCACAACGTATTGAAAATGGTATGCAAACCTTAATGCAGCAGGATGCCAGTATTTTTGGTCAAGAAAATAGGTGGTCGCCCCATCGTTTTCAACTATTGACTAAAATGCGGATTTGGGGAGATTACGCATCGTACCAATGGCAAAGTAAAGTGGTGGGTTATAACAGTGAGTCTCAGCAAAAATGGTTTGAAAAATTAGGACTAAAATCCACCTATATGGCTATTTTGACGCTATTTAGTGCTGTGCTCTTTTTAATGTTGCTTTATTTCACTGTTATTTCTTTGAAAAAACGTCATTCCGTTTCATCTTTGGATCGTGAGATTGATCGCTTTAACAAACAATTAAGTTTTGAATTAAAAAGGCAATCGAATGAAACCTTTCGTCAGTGGCTGCAACGGATATCACTTGGTGTAGATGATGAAAAACGTATGAAGTTCATGCAAACCATACAGATTTATGATCGGGTCATGTATGCAGGGTCAGAGAAAAATGATGCAGATCTAAAGGAATTCAAAGGCTTGCTTAAATATTGTGCATTCATTTTAAAAAATAAATGA
- a CDS encoding tyrosine-type recombinase/integrase: MKRSEVKVGKRLSDTTLEALEPDPKVSEYKIHDGDHLYFRVQANGKKSWVLRYKNNEGKWAVFGLGSYPSVSGALARKKAKEFQIRLFNGEIIKTKNDIRLEKKIDQEYLFKNLMDTWLATKKNNWGEATYSKAVKSIERHIYPKFGNRNYQTIEPNEWLTFFQSLQNDLGILTQVEKLTAYCRSAYNLAKFNQKITFNPLEGMTEFLAKRQKNNMKHVELEKLPELLKAIRSNPSRPIGIGLELMVLLFPRPSELREALWSDFDLDKAIWVKPAERTKTGVIHGVPLPHQAITLLKELENYKTASDFLFPSRDSYEKPVSDMTFNTALNRLGYKNRQNPHGFRHIASTALNNQFSDKSQVVEACLGHIKKGVKGVYDKGSHFDERIEMMQWWADKVNVMEVIK; the protein is encoded by the coding sequence ATGAAAAGATCAGAAGTAAAGGTGGGTAAACGTCTATCAGATACGACTTTAGAGGCTTTAGAGCCTGATCCTAAAGTGAGTGAATATAAAATTCATGACGGCGATCATCTTTACTTTCGTGTACAAGCGAATGGTAAGAAATCATGGGTACTCAGATATAAGAATAATGAGGGAAAGTGGGCTGTATTTGGTCTTGGATCTTATCCTAGTGTGAGTGGTGCTTTAGCAAGGAAAAAAGCAAAAGAATTTCAAATAAGGCTATTCAATGGCGAAATTATTAAAACAAAAAATGATATTCGTTTGGAGAAAAAGATAGATCAAGAATATTTATTTAAGAATTTAATGGATACATGGTTAGCCACTAAAAAAAATAATTGGGGTGAAGCTACCTATAGTAAAGCTGTTAAATCAATTGAGCGTCATATCTATCCGAAATTTGGCAATCGGAACTATCAGACAATTGAACCGAATGAATGGTTAACTTTTTTTCAGTCTTTACAGAATGATTTAGGTATCTTGACGCAAGTTGAAAAATTAACGGCTTATTGCCGTAGTGCTTATAATCTTGCTAAATTCAATCAAAAGATTACTTTCAATCCATTGGAGGGCATGACCGAGTTTTTAGCAAAACGCCAAAAGAATAATATGAAACATGTGGAGCTTGAAAAATTACCTGAATTATTAAAAGCGATCCGATCTAATCCATCACGTCCTATTGGAATTGGTTTAGAGTTAATGGTCTTACTCTTTCCACGACCATCTGAGTTAAGAGAGGCGTTATGGAGTGACTTTGATCTAGATAAGGCAATATGGGTTAAACCTGCGGAAAGAACGAAAACAGGCGTAATTCATGGCGTACCATTGCCACATCAAGCCATTACATTATTAAAAGAATTGGAAAACTATAAAACAGCGTCCGACTTTCTTTTCCCAAGTCGTGATAGTTATGAAAAGCCAGTCAGTGATATGACGTTCAATACAGCCTTAAATCGTTTGGGATATAAGAACAGACAAAATCCGCATGGTTTTAGGCATATTGCGAGTACTGCTTTAAATAATCAGTTTAGTGATAAGTCGCAAGTCGTAGAAGCTTGTTTGGGGCATATTAAGAAAGGTGTAAAAGGCGTGTATGACAAGGGGAGTCATTTTGATGAACGTATTGAGATGATGCAATGGTGGGCAGATAAAGTTAATGTAATGGAAGTCATAAAATGA
- a CDS encoding helix-turn-helix transcriptional regulator, which produces MLKRYNEVCDLLSLSRTGLQKLMQKDPLFPTPLKMGDSRQSPTFFIKEELDAWLETKKAERNEVTK; this is translated from the coding sequence ATGCTGAAAAGATATAACGAAGTCTGTGATTTATTAAGTCTCTCTCGTACTGGGCTGCAAAAGCTCATGCAAAAAGATCCTCTATTCCCTACGCCTTTAAAAATGGGCGACTCTCGGCAAAGCCCTACTTTCTTTATTAAAGAAGAACTAGACGCGTGGCTAGAAACTAAAAAAGCAGAACGTAATGAGGTGACAAAATGA
- a CDS encoding Rha family transcriptional regulator, producing the protein MKNLVTLKHGLLITTDLLIAQAFNKRPSDVKHAIRKLECPDEFRQRNFTLTSYLDIQGKTRPCYEITRDGFILLVMSFTGKKAMDIKLKYIEAFNLMEKELHNYSEIYEKVVSYFTLRKNEISSCAREMAHWKREKPHIQHKIYEIEQWLQLSLDLEQ; encoded by the coding sequence ATGAAAAATCTTGTCACTTTAAAGCATGGTTTGCTTATCACCACTGACCTACTCATTGCACAAGCATTTAATAAACGCCCTAGCGATGTAAAACATGCTATTCGTAAGCTTGAATGTCCTGATGAATTTCGCCAACGTAATTTTACGCTCACCTCATATCTTGATATACAAGGCAAGACACGTCCTTGTTACGAAATCACAAGAGATGGCTTCATTCTATTAGTCATGAGTTTCACAGGTAAAAAAGCGATGGACATTAAGCTCAAGTACATTGAAGCCTTTAATTTAATGGAAAAAGAGCTTCATAACTATTCTGAGATATACGAGAAGGTAGTTAGTTATTTTACATTGAGAAAAAATGAAATAAGTAGCTGTGCTAGAGAAATGGCTCATTGGAAAAGAGAGAAGCCTCATATTCAGCACAAAATTTATGAAATTGAACAGTGGTTACAACTGTCATTAGATTTGGAGCAATAG
- a CDS encoding YfjI family protein — MNQANTEFFIKAEDQGGSQDPQFNAFLQHSCKALKMSDPERLAHPLIIGYGNPNVTLYLALDNLPDDDQVKDRLGFPLWTDSTFTGLLFKADSSNEKDIHIGEGNLILNIDADESTYFVTDDMYTLMVLSHGKHPVLFASPNDRVVLNDFLQKNIRLCFICAIHQKNDLKRRLRHFNNDIHVIGLSEPVTAFSEQYEVNREVMELLKAEIDQSWQEPIKISSELLPVTKLSPEMLPSEFADYVFDEAKRADNMSPDMVAVCLMTAFASVVGAKVGIKPKANDDWMIIPNLWGGIVAPPSSKKSPAFDAGTYPIKQLVAEAKKKFENDIQENGADSFVLDTKIKQCKNKLAEAVKSEDKELESTLRAELMELGKVSTLQPILRRYSTNDATPEALAEIEKSNPNGILVLRDELTGWFDSVDKEPSARAFFLEGFDGNKPYQFDRIIRGSGYIENHCLSILGGIQPDKLVTYLEPSIKGRGNDGLFQRFQLLVYPDETEWQYIDQKPNVIARSELVNLFTQIDSMTLGDLSNMGAVIDQDVNSRPYFRFSETAQKIWVDWSTNLNQKVIQNEEYPIIAQHLQKYPKLMASIALIFHLLEGIRFGSVDRVSEQSALMAVEWCNYLESHARRIYGLVLNAATSKAASLGLRLKKLSYTDDWIVNGFKARDIQRKNWKSLTDLHSVEAALDILVDYHWLNVKEVFTTDRGGRPTKQFYINPKIYN; from the coding sequence ATGAATCAAGCTAATACAGAATTTTTTATAAAAGCTGAGGATCAAGGTGGCAGCCAAGATCCCCAATTTAATGCCTTCTTACAACATTCATGCAAAGCACTCAAAATGTCAGATCCTGAGCGTTTAGCACATCCTTTAATCATAGGATATGGAAATCCGAATGTCACGTTATACCTTGCACTTGACAACCTACCTGATGATGATCAGGTAAAAGATAGATTAGGCTTTCCATTATGGACTGACAGTACATTCACAGGGCTATTATTTAAAGCAGATTCATCTAATGAAAAGGATATACATATTGGCGAGGGAAATTTAATACTGAATATAGATGCAGATGAAAGCACTTATTTCGTCACGGATGATATGTATACCCTAATGGTATTAAGTCATGGAAAACATCCAGTACTCTTTGCAAGTCCTAATGACAGAGTGGTATTAAATGATTTTCTACAGAAGAATATTCGCCTATGTTTCATATGTGCAATTCATCAAAAAAACGATTTAAAAAGGCGTTTAAGGCATTTTAATAATGATATTCATGTCATTGGACTAAGTGAGCCAGTAACAGCATTTTCGGAGCAATACGAAGTAAACAGAGAAGTCATGGAGCTATTAAAGGCTGAAATTGATCAAAGTTGGCAAGAGCCAATCAAAATTAGTTCTGAATTGTTGCCTGTGACAAAGTTATCACCTGAAATGTTACCCTCTGAATTTGCTGATTATGTATTTGACGAAGCGAAACGTGCTGACAATATGAGTCCTGATATGGTCGCCGTATGCCTTATGACAGCCTTTGCTTCGGTAGTCGGTGCAAAAGTAGGAATTAAGCCAAAAGCTAATGATGATTGGATGATCATTCCTAATTTATGGGGTGGTATTGTTGCGCCACCGAGTAGTAAGAAGTCTCCAGCCTTTGATGCTGGTACTTATCCGATTAAGCAATTGGTCGCAGAAGCGAAAAAGAAATTCGAGAATGATATTCAGGAGAATGGTGCAGATAGCTTTGTATTAGATACAAAGATAAAGCAGTGCAAGAATAAGTTAGCAGAAGCGGTTAAATCAGAGGATAAAGAGCTAGAAAGTACTTTAAGAGCGGAGTTAATGGAGTTAGGGAAGGTCAGTACATTACAGCCAATATTGCGAAGATACAGTACAAATGATGCAACCCCTGAAGCATTGGCTGAAATTGAAAAGAGTAATCCTAATGGTATTTTGGTTTTAAGAGATGAACTTACAGGATGGTTTGATTCAGTTGATAAAGAGCCTTCAGCAAGAGCTTTTTTCTTGGAGGGTTTTGATGGAAATAAACCTTATCAGTTTGATCGAATCATACGAGGTTCAGGCTATATCGAAAATCATTGTTTAAGCATCTTAGGCGGTATACAGCCTGATAAACTTGTTACTTACTTAGAGCCAAGTATTAAAGGAAGGGGCAATGATGGGCTATTTCAACGCTTTCAATTACTGGTTTATCCTGATGAAACAGAATGGCAATACATAGATCAAAAGCCTAATGTTATTGCGCGTTCTGAGTTGGTCAATTTGTTTACGCAAATAGATAGTATGACGCTAGGCGATTTATCTAATATGGGAGCAGTGATTGATCAGGATGTGAATAGCCGACCTTATTTTAGATTCTCTGAGACAGCGCAAAAAATTTGGGTAGATTGGAGTACTAACTTAAATCAGAAGGTGATTCAAAATGAAGAATATCCAATCATTGCACAGCACTTACAAAAATATCCTAAGCTTATGGCTTCAATAGCTCTAATTTTCCATTTGTTAGAAGGTATTCGATTTGGTTCAGTAGATAGAGTTAGTGAGCAATCGGCATTGATGGCTGTAGAGTGGTGTAATTATCTTGAATCACATGCTCGCCGTATTTATGGCTTAGTCTTGAATGCGGCAACTTCTAAGGCAGCGTCATTAGGATTGCGTTTAAAGAAGTTATCATATACTGATGATTGGATAGTAAATGGATTTAAAGCGAGGGATATACAGCGCAAAAACTGGAAGTCTTTAACTGATCTTCATTCAGTAGAAGCCGCTTTGGATATTTTAGTCGACTATCATTGGTTGAATGTAAAAGAAGTCTTTACAACAGATCGTGGTGGACGACCAACGAAGCAATTTTATATAAATCCTAAAATCTATAACTGA